A single Ketogulonicigenium vulgare WSH-001 DNA region contains:
- a CDS encoding siderophore-interacting protein, protein MEDQIIIRHRFDIRRRTLVVAQKAYLTPQMIRFTLTSDELDGFQSPSPDDHIKLIFPDAGTDETVMREYTPRAFDADAGQMVLDFAVHDAGPATQWAIDAEVGDTLMIAGPRGSAQIAPIFDWYLLIGDETALPAMGRWLEEMDDDVLAISLGLVTDAAEEQVFTSAADLEAIWLHRADPTDPAVALAAAADIDLPDEGRGFIWIAAEAQVARALRDHFAARGHPRPQMKAAGYWTRGLADTSEKSMD, encoded by the coding sequence ATGGAAGACCAAATCATCATTCGCCACCGTTTCGACATTCGCCGCCGCACGCTGGTCGTGGCGCAAAAGGCGTATCTGACACCGCAGATGATCCGCTTTACCCTGACCAGCGACGAGTTGGACGGCTTTCAAAGCCCATCGCCCGACGATCATATCAAGCTGATCTTTCCGGATGCAGGCACCGACGAGACGGTGATGCGCGAATACACCCCCCGCGCCTTTGACGCGGATGCGGGCCAGATGGTGCTGGATTTCGCCGTCCATGACGCGGGCCCCGCCACGCAATGGGCGATTGACGCTGAGGTCGGCGACACGCTGATGATCGCAGGCCCGCGCGGCTCGGCCCAGATCGCACCGATCTTTGACTGGTATCTGCTGATCGGCGATGAAACCGCCCTGCCGGCCATGGGTCGCTGGCTGGAAGAAATGGACGATGATGTGCTGGCGATCAGCCTTGGGCTGGTGACGGACGCCGCCGAGGAGCAGGTCTTTACCTCTGCCGCTGATCTGGAGGCCATCTGGCTGCATCGCGCCGATCCGACCGACCCCGCCGTGGCACTGGCTGCTGCCGCCGATATCGACCTGCCGGACGAGGGTCGCGGTTTCATCTGGATCGCCGCCGAGGCGCAGGTCGCCCGCGCCCTGCGCGACCATTTCGCCGCGCGCGGCCACCCGCGTCCCCAGATGAAAGCCGCCGGTTACTGGACGCGCGGATTGGCCGATACCAGCGAAAAGTCGATGGACTAA
- a CDS encoding adenine deaminase: MTQDLLLNARDEVATRKRLLQVSLGRLPADRILRVGRLFESGTGTWMNDAEIVISGRRIAFVGPRGSYTGEAAEVIERPDLAAVPGFGEVHKHIESSHLTPEYEAALTIPRGCTWTCEASHEYSNVNGAHNLEFWLTARKAGSPLKIFPLPGSAVPPTAWEYGGGYFGKDEQAAFMADPMVAGLDEVMDWPAVCNADNPSHDRLWGVIEATIAARGVVEGHAAGIKDIMNINAFAAAGLASDHESWTADEAWDKITRGLFLEIRVHSMPDIVKGLLERGLSDWSQVAFATDDRSASDTLRLGGTDHNVRTAIRAGLSPEKAIQCVTINPARHMRLQAHVGMIAPGRYADIVLLSDVADLQIAEVWADGLPASKGTDYIGALPAIDWPAWARTSVHINREITAADFALHHDGDVADVALLRPFHWAPDFIRDQLPVVGGEVQRDTARNITKFAIIDRHTGAARVAKMFWLGTGPATPDTAVGCTVAHDQHNLWIVGSSDAAMAMVANRMRQTQGGWVLASGGEIRAEVHYEIGGLMTHRPAEALHADMEAFYAEANKIDWMYEPTYSPRWWAGFPERLQFATLTCAPWAWALVAPSDAIPQGFVNVQTGETHPVVW; encoded by the coding sequence ATGACCCAAGACCTCCTCCTGAATGCCCGCGACGAAGTCGCCACCCGCAAGCGCCTGTTGCAGGTCTCGCTGGGGCGCTTGCCCGCCGACCGCATCCTGCGCGTCGGCCGCCTGTTCGAATCCGGCACCGGCACATGGATGAACGATGCCGAAATCGTCATCTCGGGCCGTCGCATTGCCTTTGTCGGCCCGCGTGGCAGCTATACCGGCGAGGCCGCCGAGGTGATCGAGCGTCCCGATCTGGCCGCCGTTCCCGGCTTTGGCGAGGTGCATAAGCATATTGAGTCAAGCCACCTGACCCCGGAATACGAGGCGGCGCTGACCATCCCACGCGGCTGCACCTGGACCTGCGAGGCCAGCCACGAATATTCTAACGTCAACGGCGCGCATAATCTGGAATTCTGGCTGACCGCGCGCAAAGCCGGATCGCCGCTGAAGATCTTCCCGCTGCCCGGCTCTGCCGTGCCGCCCACCGCCTGGGAATATGGCGGCGGCTATTTCGGCAAGGATGAACAGGCCGCGTTCATGGCCGATCCCATGGTTGCGGGCCTTGACGAAGTGATGGACTGGCCCGCCGTCTGCAACGCGGACAACCCCAGCCACGACCGCCTTTGGGGCGTGATCGAGGCGACGATTGCCGCGCGCGGCGTGGTCGAGGGTCATGCCGCTGGCATCAAAGATATCATGAATATCAACGCCTTCGCGGCGGCCGGGCTTGCCTCGGATCACGAAAGCTGGACCGCGGACGAGGCATGGGACAAGATCACCCGCGGGCTGTTTTTGGAAATCCGCGTCCATTCCATGCCCGATATCGTCAAGGGTCTGCTGGAACGCGGCCTCAGCGATTGGTCGCAGGTCGCCTTTGCCACCGATGACCGCTCGGCATCCGACACTTTGAGGCTGGGCGGCACCGACCATAACGTGCGCACCGCGATCCGCGCCGGGCTGTCCCCGGAAAAGGCGATCCAATGCGTAACGATCAACCCAGCCCGCCACATGCGTCTGCAGGCCCATGTCGGTATGATCGCACCGGGCCGCTATGCCGATATCGTGCTGTTGTCCGACGTGGCCGATCTGCAGATCGCCGAAGTTTGGGCCGACGGCCTGCCCGCCTCCAAGGGCACCGACTATATCGGCGCGCTGCCAGCGATTGACTGGCCGGCCTGGGCGCGCACTTCAGTCCACATCAACCGCGAGATCACGGCGGCGGATTTCGCGCTGCATCACGACGGCGATGTGGCGGATGTGGCGCTGCTGCGGCCTTTCCACTGGGCGCCCGATTTCATCCGCGACCAACTGCCGGTGGTGGGTGGCGAAGTGCAGCGCGATACCGCGCGCAATATCACCAAATTCGCCATTATCGACCGCCATACCGGCGCGGCGCGCGTCGCCAAAATGTTCTGGCTGGGCACAGGCCCGGCGACGCCCGACACCGCCGTCGGCTGCACCGTGGCGCATGACCAGCACAACCTGTGGATCGTCGGATCTTCCGATGCGGCGATGGCGATGGTCGCGAACCGTATGCGCCAGACGCAAGGCGGCTGGGTGCTGGCGTCAGGCGGCGAAATCCGCGCCGAAGTGCATTACGAGATCGGCGGCCTGATGACCCACCGCCCCGCCGAGGCGCTGCACGCCGATATGGAGGCCTTCTACGCCGAGGCGAACAAGATCGACTGGATGTATGAGCCGACCTATAGCCCGCGCTGGTGGGCCGGTTTCCCCGAACGGCTGCAATTTGCGACGCTGACCTGCGCGCCCTGGGCCTGGGCCCTTGTCGCCCCATCAGACGCGATCCCGCAGGGTTTCGTGAATGTGCAGACCGGCGAGACGCATCCCGTCGTCTGGTAA
- a CDS encoding alanine racemase, whose product MTPLTRFKGWQSYPARTVLIDQPTLQRNIDKMQALAGVAALWPHIKTHKSPAIAQMQKTAGATGLTAALTEEALAMIDAGLGPVTLARPEIDPAQIARLLPHAYAGQLRFTVDHADHIAAIAAQAEGPVDILIKIDVGLHRMGIGPDAVGLAALRRTIAAPLRYAGILSHAGHSYGGQSVDAIRQIAADEVAVMRALAAAVPVDRGPTIISIGATPTLLAGQDLTGITEIRPGNYVLLDMTAVGLGIATRDDIAMAVVATVIGTAEDRIVVDTGSKVLTSDRGAHGTSAVAGFGELWLDGATRPLVLERLSEEHGVARPEQDISPRIGQKALVLPNHSCPVMNLAGCFTLLPAGTPHLLGPTSTEIARQRLMSQ is encoded by the coding sequence ATGACCCCGTTGACCCGTTTCAAAGGCTGGCAAAGCTACCCCGCGCGGACAGTGCTGATCGACCAGCCCACCTTGCAGCGCAATATCGACAAGATGCAGGCCTTGGCGGGCGTTGCCGCGCTGTGGCCGCATATCAAGACGCATAAATCCCCCGCGATCGCCCAGATGCAAAAGACCGCAGGTGCAACCGGCCTGACCGCCGCCCTGACCGAGGAAGCGCTGGCGATGATTGACGCGGGTCTTGGCCCCGTCACCCTTGCCCGCCCCGAGATTGACCCCGCCCAGATCGCCCGCCTGCTGCCCCATGCCTATGCTGGGCAATTGCGATTTACCGTCGATCACGCGGATCACATCGCTGCCATTGCCGCGCAGGCAGAGGGCCCCGTTGATATCCTGATCAAGATCGATGTCGGCCTGCACCGGATGGGCATCGGCCCTGATGCGGTCGGCCTTGCCGCACTGCGCCGCACCATTGCGGCCCCTCTGCGCTATGCGGGCATCCTGTCGCACGCGGGCCACAGCTATGGCGGTCAAAGCGTTGACGCGATCAGGCAGATCGCGGCGGATGAGGTCGCCGTGATGCGGGCCTTGGCCGCCGCCGTGCCGGTGGATCGCGGCCCCACCATCATCTCGATCGGCGCGACGCCGACGCTGCTGGCGGGCCAAGATCTGACCGGCATCACCGAAATTCGCCCCGGCAATTACGTCCTGCTGGATATGACCGCTGTCGGCCTTGGCATCGCCACCCGCGATGATATCGCCATGGCTGTCGTCGCCACCGTGATCGGCACCGCCGAGGATCGCATTGTCGTGGATACCGGGTCAAAGGTTCTGACCTCGGATCGCGGCGCGCATGGCACATCCGCCGTCGCGGGCTTTGGCGAGCTGTGGCTGGACGGCGCAACCCGCCCGCTGGTGCTGGAGCGTCTGTCCGAAGAGCATGGCGTTGCGCGCCCTGAACAGGATATATCCCCCCGTATCGGGCAAAAGGCGCTGGTTCTGCCGAACCACTCCTGCCCGGTGATGAACCTTGCGGGCTGTTTCACCCTGCTGCCTGCAGGCACGCCCCATCTGCTGGGCCCAACCAGCACCGAGATCGCGCGCCAGCGCCTGATGAGCCAGTAA
- a CDS encoding helix-turn-helix domain-containing protein translates to MNERLKENAPGALLAALRKQNGWTLAEVSGRTGVSISTLSKIENGVSAPAYSVLVRLADGLQLDISALLGQPRATFGTGVREVTPAGQGIRYSNDMGGYEDIAAGLSGKAMQPMIIDIPYRDGAAEQVRSEHNGQEYVLVLSGAVVFEMEHYAPTRLGPGDSLYFDSGARHGFSAETAGGARILSVCHVPHPGLPQDPTT, encoded by the coding sequence ATGAACGAGCGGCTGAAAGAAAACGCCCCCGGCGCGCTGCTGGCGGCCCTGCGCAAGCAAAACGGCTGGACGTTGGCCGAGGTCTCGGGGCGGACCGGCGTGTCGATCTCGACCCTGTCAAAGATCGAAAACGGCGTCTCGGCCCCCGCCTATTCGGTGCTGGTGCGCTTGGCGGATGGGTTGCAACTGGATATCAGCGCGCTGCTGGGCCAGCCGCGCGCCACATTCGGCACCGGCGTGCGCGAAGTCACCCCCGCGGGTCAGGGCATCCGCTACAGCAATGATATGGGCGGCTACGAAGATATCGCAGCCGGCCTTTCGGGCAAGGCGATGCAGCCGATGATCATCGACATCCCCTATCGCGACGGCGCGGCCGAACAGGTCAGGTCCGAACATAACGGACAGGAATATGTGCTGGTGCTGTCGGGCGCGGTGGTGTTTGAAATGGAGCATTACGCCCCGACCCGGCTTGGCCCCGGCGACAGTCTTTACTTTGACTCGGGCGCGCGGCATGGGTTTTCGGCGGAAACGGCGGGCGGCGCGCGCATCCTGTCGGTCTGCCATGTTCCCCATCCCGGCCTGCCACAGGACCCAACCACATGA
- a CDS encoding N-carbamoyl-D-amino-acid hydrolase, translating into MSDHSYILAVAQMGPIQRSDNRASVIARQIEMLREAHARGARFVVFPELALTTFFPRWILSDAEKQEFYEHQMPNAATQPLFDEAARLGVGFYIGFAEKDGDRYFNTAIITDQAGKIILKYRKIHLPGTAEPIAGRDTHHLEKRYFEPGNLGFPVVRSAYGIAGAFICNDRRWPETYRMLSLQGAEIGFVGYNTPNDHTANFDFDNLTSFHNRLSLQAGAYQNAMWIAAAAKCGLEEGSSMIGDSMIVAPSGQIVAQALTTGDEVITAKVDLGMGRLYRKTIFDFARHREPAEYGLITTRKGMVVEV; encoded by the coding sequence ATGTCCGATCATTCCTATATCCTCGCCGTCGCCCAGATGGGCCCGATCCAGCGCAGCGACAATCGCGCCAGTGTCATCGCCCGCCAGATCGAGATGCTGCGCGAGGCGCATGCGCGCGGTGCGCGCTTTGTGGTCTTTCCCGAACTTGCGCTGACGACCTTTTTCCCGCGCTGGATACTGTCAGACGCCGAAAAGCAGGAATTTTACGAGCATCAGATGCCGAACGCGGCCACCCAGCCGCTGTTTGACGAGGCCGCGCGCCTTGGTGTCGGCTTTTATATCGGCTTTGCGGAAAAAGACGGTGATCGCTATTTCAACACCGCGATCATCACCGATCAGGCGGGCAAAATCATCCTGAAATATCGCAAGATCCACCTGCCGGGCACCGCAGAACCCATCGCGGGCCGCGACACCCATCATCTGGAAAAGCGTTATTTCGAACCCGGCAACCTCGGCTTTCCGGTGGTGCGCAGCGCATACGGCATCGCGGGCGCGTTCATCTGCAACGACCGCCGCTGGCCCGAGACCTATCGTATGCTGTCGCTGCAAGGGGCCGAGATCGGCTTTGTCGGTTATAACACCCCGAATGATCACACCGCGAATTTCGATTTCGACAATTTGACCTCGTTCCACAATCGCCTGTCGCTGCAGGCAGGCGCCTATCAGAACGCGATGTGGATCGCGGCGGCGGCGAAATGCGGGCTGGAGGAAGGCTCCAGCATGATCGGGGATTCGATGATCGTCGCCCCCTCGGGCCAGATCGTGGCGCAGGCACTGACCACTGGCGACGAGGTGATCACCGCCAAAGTCGACCTCGGGATGGGACGCCTCTATCGCAAGACGATTTTCGACTTTGCCCGCCACCGTGAACCGGCGGAATATGGTCTGATCACCACCCGCAAGGGCATGGTCGTCGAAGTATGA
- a CDS encoding ABC transporter ATP-binding protein: MKSLQISGLSASYGGQQVLRDLNLDIPAGSFVSLLGPSGCGKTTTLRLVAGLMEASAGRIDLDGRNLLRVPSHRRNIGLVFQNYALLPHLNVVENVAYGLRQRGMGTAERLRKAAEFLDLVGLQGFAERTPDALSGGQKQRVSLARALVIDPDLMMFDEPLSNLDARLRLGMRSLIRRLHLQRQTTSIYVTHDQEEAFAISDRVAVMNSGKVEQYDRPEVLYARPASRFVANFVGFENIFPYHLISRAEGGLTISTLGGTLTLPDDPTWEVLPTGLLAARPEALSFGDSSIALDVTLRTYLGRGYAFEATAHGTPILLHSEHADAPATPRLSIDPRQITFLPPDQLSV, from the coding sequence ATGAAATCTTTGCAAATCAGCGGCCTGTCGGCCAGCTATGGCGGCCAACAGGTGCTGCGCGACCTGAACCTTGATATCCCTGCGGGGTCGTTTGTCTCGCTGCTGGGGCCGTCGGGCTGCGGCAAGACGACGACGCTGCGGCTGGTCGCGGGCCTGATGGAGGCCAGCGCGGGCCGCATCGACCTTGACGGCCGCAACCTGCTGCGCGTGCCGTCCCACCGGCGCAATATCGGGCTGGTGTTCCAGAACTATGCGCTGCTGCCGCATCTGAACGTGGTCGAAAACGTCGCCTATGGCCTGCGCCAGCGCGGCATGGGCACGGCCGAACGGCTGCGCAAAGCGGCGGAATTCCTCGATCTTGTCGGCCTGCAAGGCTTTGCCGAGCGCACACCTGATGCGCTTTCTGGCGGGCAAAAGCAACGTGTCTCGCTGGCCCGCGCGCTGGTGATCGACCCCGATCTGATGATGTTCGACGAACCGCTGTCGAACCTTGACGCGCGGCTGCGCCTTGGGATGCGCTCGCTGATCCGGCGGCTGCATCTGCAACGGCAGACCACCTCGATCTATGTCACGCACGATCAGGAAGAAGCCTTTGCCATTTCCGACCGCGTCGCTGTCATGAACAGCGGCAAGGTCGAGCAATATGACCGCCCCGAGGTGCTTTACGCGCGCCCTGCCTCGCGCTTTGTCGCAAATTTCGTGGGGTTCGAGAATATCTTTCCCTACCACCTGATCAGCCGCGCGGAGGGCGGGCTTACCATCAGCACGCTGGGCGGCACGCTCACCCTGCCCGATGATCCGACTTGGGAGGTGCTGCCCACCGGACTACTGGCCGCCCGCCCCGAGGCTTTGTCTTTTGGCGACAGTTCCATCGCGCTGGATGTCACCTTGCGCACCTATTTGGGTCGCGGCTATGCGTTCGAGGCCACCGCCCATGGCACGCCCATTCTGCTGCACAGCGAGCACGCCGACGCCCCCGCCACGCCGCGCCTTTCCATCGACCCGCGCCAGATCACCTTCCTGCCGCCAGACCAGTTGAGCGTCTAA
- a CDS encoding ABC transporter permease, which produces MRNLHPLHAVAAGLVILFLTLPLVIILGAAVSDTTYLTFPPQGLSLRWFELALQKQNFVRSFFTSLQVSFAATLLALLIGIPTAYALVRWRGALPAWMKSFFFLPVLVPEIVLGFAMLKTVVVDMSIPVMPALIIGHLVIILPYAVRVVGASLEGFDFSIEDAAVTLGASRLKVVLTVILPNIAPGILAAFTLGFITSINDVSVSLFLTGPGISTLPIELFTYVEQHFDPSVAAVSVMMMALTMAVMVLLERSLGLSKAMG; this is translated from the coding sequence ATGCGCAACCTGCACCCCCTTCACGCCGTTGCGGCGGGCCTTGTGATCCTGTTCCTGACCCTGCCACTGGTCATCATCCTTGGCGCGGCGGTGTCGGATACGACCTATCTGACGTTTCCGCCCCAAGGGCTGTCGCTGCGCTGGTTCGAACTTGCGCTGCAAAAACAGAACTTTGTCCGCAGCTTTTTCACCAGCCTTCAGGTGTCATTCGCCGCCACGCTATTGGCACTGCTGATCGGCATCCCCACCGCCTATGCGCTGGTACGCTGGCGCGGCGCACTGCCGGCGTGGATGAAATCGTTCTTTTTCCTGCCCGTGCTGGTGCCCGAGATCGTGCTGGGCTTTGCCATGCTGAAAACCGTGGTGGTCGATATGTCGATCCCGGTGATGCCCGCGCTGATCATCGGTCATCTGGTCATCATCCTGCCCTATGCGGTGCGGGTGGTGGGCGCCAGCCTCGAGGGTTTCGACTTTTCAATCGAGGATGCCGCCGTCACGCTGGGCGCATCACGGCTGAAAGTCGTCCTGACGGTGATCTTGCCGAATATCGCGCCGGGGATTCTGGCGGCCTTCACCTTGGGCTTTATCACCTCGATCAATGATGTGTCGGTGTCGCTGTTCCTGACGGGGCCGGGCATATCGACGCTGCCGATCGAGCTTTTCACCTATGTCGAGCAGCATTTCGACCCTTCGGTCGCGGCGGTCTCGGTCATGATGATGGCGCTGACGATGGCCGTGATGGTCCTGCTGGAACGCAGCCTCGGTCTATCGAAAGCGATGGGTTAA
- a CDS encoding ABC transporter permease, translated as MNSVVQTAQQGGKADKRPALPFVLAAPAVFALLVFLVLPVAVLIGESLTGPGGALEPYVKFLSSGYNQRVIWRTLQIAGATTLLALALGLIVASALARIGGTLGQILLFLCVFPLLTSALVRSFAWMVILGRQGLVNTGLQGIGLIDAPLSLLFNPTAMVIGLVYLFTPLAILTLKGAIEAIAPQVREAATTLGATPIRLFTQVTLPLLVPSLIVSAVLIFTGSLAAFATARLLGSERHMILPTLLHEKVMVSFDWAAGSVIAAVMLVLSFAAITLFNALGRRANRMVD; from the coding sequence ATGAACTCTGTCGTCCAGACAGCACAGCAAGGCGGCAAGGCGGACAAACGTCCCGCCTTGCCCTTTGTGCTTGCCGCCCCAGCCGTGTTTGCACTGCTGGTCTTTCTGGTTCTGCCCGTCGCAGTGCTGATCGGCGAAAGCCTGACCGGCCCCGGCGGCGCGCTAGAGCCCTATGTGAAATTCCTCTCTTCGGGCTATAATCAACGGGTGATCTGGCGCACGCTGCAGATCGCGGGCGCAACGACGCTGCTGGCACTGGCGCTGGGGTTGATCGTCGCCAGCGCACTTGCACGTATTGGTGGAACTTTGGGACAGATCCTGCTGTTCCTGTGTGTTTTTCCTCTGCTCACCTCGGCGCTGGTGCGCTCATTCGCTTGGATGGTAATCTTGGGCCGGCAGGGTCTGGTGAACACCGGCTTGCAGGGCATAGGCCTGATCGATGCGCCGCTCTCGCTGTTGTTCAACCCGACCGCCATGGTCATCGGCCTTGTCTATCTGTTCACGCCGCTGGCGATCCTGACGCTGAAAGGCGCGATTGAGGCCATCGCCCCCCAAGTGCGCGAGGCTGCGACCACCCTTGGCGCGACGCCCATCCGCCTGTTCACGCAGGTCACGCTGCCACTGCTGGTGCCCTCGCTGATCGTCAGCGCGGTGCTGATCTTTACCGGCTCGCTTGCCGCATTCGCCACCGCGCGGCTGCTGGGGTCGGAACGCCATATGATCCTACCGACATTGCTGCATGAAAAGGTCATGGTCAGCTTTGACTGGGCGGCGGGCAGCGTGATTGCGGCGGTGATGCTGGTGCTGTCCTTTGCCGCCATCACGCTGTTCAACGCGCTTGGCCGACGTGCCAACAGGATGGTGGATTGA
- a CDS encoding ABC transporter substrate-binding protein, translating to MNRFAKLLLTTAFVAQTGFAAAQTLVVSEWGYTPDQTDELVNAPFEAEHGVEIIVETGNNPDRLNKMAVRGGVDVILLTDAFSQQGIDRDVFGTIDAAELSNLSQLTEAAQRPQGDFGPAYAVGRYGIIYDSAKVEPITSWSDLWREDLAGQIAMPGFNTSSGPMTVLVAASRVGVDAYADPDAAFASLAELSPNIVKTYNTGSELVNLFSTGEITVGALQDFAVPAILAAVPTARWAPLDEGNFAIYNTLNIAADTPNRDLAIKYIDFRISAAVQQAMALAVGDGPTNTTVALPEGEYPFASTPDQINSLISVDYSQLLAVRDDWATRWNDVFGQ from the coding sequence ATGAACCGCTTTGCAAAATTGCTTCTGACCACCGCCTTTGTCGCCCAGACCGGCTTTGCCGCGGCGCAGACTCTGGTTGTTTCCGAATGGGGCTATACGCCCGACCAGACCGATGAGCTGGTCAATGCCCCGTTCGAGGCCGAACATGGCGTCGAGATCATCGTCGAGACCGGCAACAACCCCGACCGCCTGAACAAGATGGCCGTGCGCGGCGGCGTTGACGTGATCCTGCTGACCGATGCGTTTTCGCAGCAAGGCATCGACCGCGACGTCTTTGGCACCATCGACGCCGCCGAGCTGTCGAACCTGTCCCAGTTGACCGAGGCCGCGCAGCGCCCGCAGGGCGATTTTGGCCCCGCCTATGCCGTTGGCCGTTATGGCATCATCTATGACAGCGCCAAGGTCGAGCCGATCACCTCGTGGAGCGATCTGTGGCGCGAAGACCTCGCTGGCCAGATCGCCATGCCCGGCTTCAACACCAGCTCGGGCCCGATGACGGTTCTGGTCGCGGCGAGCCGCGTGGGCGTGGATGCCTATGCCGATCCGGATGCGGCCTTTGCCTCGCTGGCAGAGCTGTCGCCCAATATCGTGAAGACCTATAACACCGGCTCGGAACTGGTGAACCTGTTCAGCACCGGCGAGATCACCGTCGGCGCGCTGCAGGATTTCGCCGTGCCCGCGATTTTGGCCGCTGTCCCGACCGCGCGCTGGGCACCGCTGGATGAGGGTAACTTTGCCATCTACAACACGCTGAACATCGCCGCCGATACGCCGAACCGCGATCTTGCGATCAAATATATCGACTTCCGTATCTCGGCAGCCGTGCAGCAGGCGATGGCGCTGGCCGTGGGCGATGGCCCGACCAACACCACCGTCGCGCTGCCCGAAGGTGAATATCCCTTCGCCTCGACCCCCGATCAGATCAACTCGCTGATCTCGGTCGATTACAGCCAGTTGCTGGCAGTGCGCGACGACTGGGCCACACGCTGGAACGACGTATTCGGTCAATAA
- a CDS encoding SCO family protein — MLNRRKLLIGAGAAVGAVAYMLAIGAWRSQSAAPQSPRPDAITQMDWQLTDHNGATVTPADWIGRPTLVFFGFTWCPDVCPTTLMDISGWLEDLGPEADALRVVLITVDPARDTPEVLANYVGLFDPRITGLTGAPDQIAAAAQHFRVRYTRVAREDGDYTMDHTAGVFLFHADGRFGRIIDFHEDRAFAVPKIRQVLT, encoded by the coding sequence ATGTTGAACCGTCGCAAGCTGCTGATCGGCGCGGGCGCGGCCGTCGGCGCCGTCGCCTATATGCTGGCTATCGGCGCGTGGCGCAGCCAAAGCGCGGCGCCGCAATCGCCCCGTCCCGATGCGATCACGCAGATGGACTGGCAGTTGACCGACCATAACGGGGCCACCGTCACCCCTGCAGATTGGATCGGACGCCCCACCTTGGTTTTCTTTGGCTTTACCTGGTGCCCCGATGTCTGCCCGACGACGCTGATGGATATCTCTGGCTGGCTCGAGGATCTGGGGCCAGAGGCGGATGCCTTACGCGTCGTGCTGATCACCGTCGATCCCGCCCGCGACACGCCCGAGGTGCTGGCCAATTACGTCGGCCTGTTCGACCCGCGCATCACGGGCCTGACCGGCGCGCCAGACCAGATTGCCGCCGCCGCGCAGCATTTCCGCGTCAGATACACACGTGTCGCGCGCGAAGATGGCGATTACACCATGGATCACACCGCTGGCGTTTTCCTGTTCCACGCCGATGGCCGCTTTGGGCGCATCATTGATTTCCACGAGGATCGCGCCTTTGCCGTGCCGAAAATCCGGCAAGTGTTGACCTAG
- a CDS encoding copper chaperone PCu(A)C — translation MLRPIISALTVSLAASAAAADCASWTSGDLQISAPWSRATIAPDRPAVLYLTLTNTGTADDAVVGLETPVSRMPMLHETRVENGIASMPHLSRVPLPAGATVALAPGGLHGMLASLTQGLTQGESYPLTLTFETAPPVTVDVQILALGARGPQC, via the coding sequence ATGCTGCGCCCGATCATCTCCGCCCTGACCGTTAGCCTTGCCGCCAGCGCCGCCGCCGCCGATTGCGCCAGTTGGACAAGCGGCGATCTGCAGATCAGCGCGCCGTGGTCGCGCGCGACCATCGCCCCGGATCGGCCTGCGGTTTTGTATCTGACGCTGACCAACACCGGCACGGCTGACGACGCTGTGGTGGGTCTGGAAACGCCGGTGTCGCGGATGCCGATGCTGCACGAAACGCGGGTGGAAAACGGCATCGCCTCGATGCCGCATCTGAGCCGCGTGCCGCTGCCTGCGGGCGCGACGGTCGCCCTCGCGCCGGGGGGCTTGCATGGAATGCTGGCCAGCCTGACACAGGGGCTAACCCAAGGCGAAAGCTATCCGCTGACCCTGACATTTGAAACTGCGCCGCCCGTGACGGTCGATGTGCAGATCCTGGCCCTTGGCGCACGGGGGCCGCAATGTTGA